The following are encoded in a window of Panicum virgatum strain AP13 chromosome 5N, P.virgatum_v5, whole genome shotgun sequence genomic DNA:
- the LOC120675276 gene encoding katanin p60 ATPase-containing subunit A1-like, which produces MANPLAGLQDHLKLARDYALEGLYDTSIIFFDGAIAQINKHLTTLDDALVRTKWMNCKKAISEEVEIVKQLDAQLKSLKDAPGVRRSSSPPIRSNKSFHFQPLDEYPTSSPAPFDDPDVWAPPRDIPNRRSTRGQSSARKSSQDGAWSRGASRTGTPSRSAKPNGSKGSSAVRSSTASSAGGRKGKPSSSKADSASSDAEEGKSKKGQYEGPDMDLAAMLERDVLDSTPGVRWDDVAGLSEAKRLLEEAVVLPLWMPEYFQGIRRPWKGVLMFGPPGTGKTLLAKAVATECGTTFFNVSSATLASKWRGESERMVRCLFDLARAYAPSTIFIDEIDSLCTSRGASGEHESSRRVKSELLVQIDGVNNSSTTEDGQPKIVMVLAATNFPWDIDEALRRRLEKRIYIPLPDFESRKALININLRTVQIAADVNIDEVARKTEGYSGDDLTNVCRDASMNGMRRKIAGKTRDEIKNMAKDEIAKDPVAMCDFVEALGKVQKSVSPADIEKHEKWMAEFGSA; this is translated from the exons aTGGCGAACCCCCTAGCGGGGCTGCAGGACCACCTCAAGCTCGCGCGCGACTACGCGCTCGAGGGCCTCTACGACacctccatcatcttcttcgacGGCGCCATCGCCCAGATCAACAA GCATCTAACTACTCTGGATGATGCTCTGGTTCGTACGAAATGGATGAACTGCAAGAAAGCAATCTCTGAAGAAGTGGAAATTGTAAAACAGTTAGATGCCCAATTAAAGTCCCTTAAAGATGCTCCTGGGGTGAGGCGGTCCTCATCACCTCCTATTCGCTCCAACAAATCATTTCATTTCCAACCGTTGGATGAATATCCAACTTCGTCACCAGCACCCTTTGATGATCCTGATGTGTGGGCTCCTCCAAGAGATATACCAAACCGAAGGTCAACAAGAGGTCAATCTAGTGCAAGAAAATCCTCCCAAGATGGAGCCTGGTCACGTGGTGCATCAAGGACTGGAACACCTAGCCGTAGCGCAAAGCCTAATGGGAGTAAAGGAAGCTCTGCGGTAAGATCATCAACTGCGTCTAGCGCTGGtgggagaaaaggaaaaccaagTTCAAGCAAGGCTGATTCAGCG AGTAGTGATGCTGAAGAAGGTAAGTCCAAGAAGGGTCAATACGAAGGTCCGGACATGGACTTAGCTGCCATGCTTGAAAGGGACGTTCTAGATTCTACTCCAGGCGTAAGATGGGATGATGTTGCAGGACTTAGTGAGGCTAAACGGCTCCTTGAGGAAGCAGTTGTGCTTCCTCTCTGGATGCCTGAATATTTTCAG GGTATTCGTCGACCTTGGAAAGGAGTTCTTATGTTTGGTCCACCAGGTACTGGAAAGACTCTTTTGGCAAAGGCAGTGGCTACAGAATGTGGAACAACATTCTTTAACGTTTCATCTGCAACATTGGCTTCTAAATGGCGCGGCGAGAGTGAGCGCATGGTCCGTTGTTTATTTGACCTTGCGAGGGCCTATGCTCCAAGTACAattttcattgatgaaatcGACTCCTTGTGTACATCCCGTGG AGCTTCTGGTGAGCATGAATCATCAAGAAGGGTGAAGTCTGAACTTCTTGTGCAAATTGATGGTGTAAACAATAGCTCTACCACTGAAGATGGTCAACCAAAAATTGTTATGGTTCTGGCTGCTACCAACTTTCCATGGGATATTGATGAAGCACTGAG GCGTAGGCTGGAGAAGCGTATTTATATTCCACTTCCAGACTTTGAAAGTAGAAAGGCACTTATCAACATTAACCTTAGAACAGTTCAG ATAGCTGCAGATGTTAACATAGATGAAGTTGCTCGGAAAACAGAAGGTTACAGTGGAGATGACCTTACAAATGTTTGCCGTGACGCGTCAATGAACGGTATGAGGCGAAAGATAGCCGGCAAGACCCGCGATGAGATCAAGAACATGGCGAAGGACGAGATAGCGAAGGACCCAGTGGCCATGTGTGACTTCGTGGAGGCTCTGGGCAAGGTCCAGAAGAGTGTCTCACCCGCGGACATAGAAAAGCACGAGAAGTGGATGGCTGAGTTTGGATCGGCTTGA